Part of the bacterium genome, TGGGCGCTGGTGGAGCACACCATCCAGTCCCCCTCGGCGCGCGGCGGGCAGACGCTGGTCAAGGCCAAGCTGCGCAACCTGATCGACGGCTCGTTCATGGAGAAGGTCTGGAAGGCCGGCGAGTCGTTCGACGAGCCGGACCTCACCTTCCGCGTCGCCTCCTACCTCTACTCCGACAGCGACGACGCCTACTTCATGGACACCGAGTCGTACGAGCAGTTCCAGCTGCCGCTGGAGAAGCTCGGCGACATGGTTCCCTGGCTGACCGAGAACATGGAGGTCCGCGCGATCCACTTCGGCGGCGAGGTGGCCAACATCGAGCTGCCGAAGGTCGTCGTGGTCGAGGTGCTCGAGACCGAGCCGACGGTGCGCGGCAACACCGCCTCGGGGAAGGTGCTCAAGCGGGCCGTGGTCGCCGGCGGCGTCGAGCTCCAAGTGCCGCTCTACCTCGAGACGGGCGA contains:
- a CDS encoding elongation factor P → MATTADFKKGFRILVDGQPWALVEHTIQSPSARGGQTLVKAKLRNLIDGSFMEKVWKAGESFDEPDLTFRVASYLYSDSDDAYFMDTESYEQFQLPLEKLGDMVPWLTENMEVRAIHFGGEVANIELPKVVVVEVLETEPTVRGNTASGKVLKRAVVAGGVELQVPLYLETGEKIEVDPLERRFIRRA